ctgtcgctacttcatgggctactctttctgattagcagcaagggatcttttatttgcacttcccacaggtaggatagcacaaaccatggcctttgttgaaccagttatggatcactggtcggtgcaagtggtttacacctacccactgagccttgcggagcactcactcagggtttggagtctgtatctgaattaaaaatcctatgcctcgactgggatccgaacccagtacctaccagtctttagaccgatggcctaaccacgacgccaccgaggctgttcaacaaaaacaatacccACAAATTATAGATGACATTTTAGGTATTAATATTTGgtacaatagtaaaatatgtacatatatatatatatatatatatatatatatatatatatatatatatatataatatatatatatatatatatatatataaatatatttatatatatatatatataatatagatatataatatatatatatattatatatatatatatatatagtatatatatgtgtgtgtgtgtgtgtgtatgtatgtatgtatgtatgtatgtgtgtgtgtgtgtatatatatatatatatatatatatatatatgtgtgtgtatgtatgtatgtatgtatgtatgtatgtgtgtgtgtgtgtgtatatatatatgatatatattatatatatatatatatatatatatatattatataatatatatatatatatatatatatatgaatgaacaAGACTTCCTAAAATACGAAGAGTTCATAGCAAATTATCACATACATTaagaattataattttttttaaattattattattattatttatttattgtgcaatttgcttcattaataaatgcaaaaaattcctttatacataaataaatgtgttattttggaAATTATTAAACGTTTTAGAACAGTTATCCTTCCTAAAACAGTAAACTTTCTAACTGACCATATTTTCGTTACCTTTTCCATTTCTATTATGTTTATTCATAGTTTAATTCAATAATTCTTTCTAAATTTACTGAGAAGTTGATACCCAATAAAGTAAACTGTTTTGAACCCCATTATAGCTTCCATCTGGTATAGTGAAAAATGTCCTTTGAATATTTTTGACTTCCTATCCAAATAGCTTTTGAtgtagaataatttattttgagaCCAAATACTGCATAATAGTCTAAAACTGATAGTATATTGTGTAGAGATTCTGCCAAGCCATCAAGAATAAAACTAGTATTATCTGCATATTATGATTAAATATTCCTCTCTATGTATAGTGATACCTTTAATATTAGGTGAATTTCTAACTATGATGCCGAGAATTTcaacacataaaacaaatatatatggaGATAAATGATCGACGTGCCTAAAAcctctttctaatttaaatggttcagagagaaatgcattttgtattatACATGATCGGgaattattaaatagttttttaatccagttttAATTAACGtcttaaagttaaaaatatcaAGGTTTTATATATTGGGgcaattacaacgcaaccgttgaGTTGGCTAATTTAgttgtgacagttgacagtctgatacTATCATAACGATTGGTTTATTACTAGaacatttagaaaaaaaacTACGTATATCTTTATAAGGTTAGTATAGACAAAATACGAGGGTGTACTCTGTATGCCTTAATATTAAGAACATTtccaatatttgatatttacagAACAGCAAAGTGGTGAATTGAACATTCAAGACATGTGGCCACTCCAGCTCTTAAACAAATCGATCAACTCCAAATGACTACATTTCATAGCTATATCCAATGGTGAACTACCACGTCTGCATTTCCGATTCACTTGTAGTGCTTTTCCTTTTTTAAGGAGCCAATCGCTAATCTGAACACTGCCTCCTCGTGCTGCCATATGTAGGAGCGTCTCCTTATTGTGGTTAAAGGCATAGGGGTTCGACCCGTGCTTGATCAGACAAAAGAAAGCCTCGACGAAACCTTTACTGGCAGCAGACATCAGTGCTGTGATTCCTCTACGAGATTGGCAGTCGATATCCAGCCTTACCGTACTCACAAGCAACTCTATCAAATCAACATTGTCGCTCATTGCGGCAAGATGTAGGCACGTTAGTCCATCAATGTCAACCTTTGTCATATTTGCTCTACAGTGCATAAGACGTCGAACCACTTGTAGCTGTCCATGACGACATGCGAACATTACCGGAGTCCTTCTTTGGTCAAGGGAAATCACATCGATGTCCATGCCATAGTCAAACAAGGCCTGTACGATTGTAACACTGCCATTTATGCAGGCCAGATGCAGACAGTTGTGGTTATAGTCCTTTCTTGGTATAGCATATACATCTGGGGTTT
Above is a genomic segment from Gigantopelta aegis isolate Gae_Host unplaced genomic scaffold, Gae_host_genome ctg4757_pilon_pilon:::debris, whole genome shotgun sequence containing:
- the LOC121366099 gene encoding putative ankyrin repeat protein RF_0381 — encoded protein: MIHMASACGHVDVVRCLIQKGCDVDAVCLETETTPLMFASNRGHLKVVELLVENGADILRVNKENDCGLHLACRANHEDIVRFFLNSGMDVDCRGEHGRTPIMFACRFGYERLVSYLLSKTPDVYAIPRKDYNHNCLHLACINGSVTIVQALFDYGMDIDVISLDQRRTPVMFACRHGQLQVVRRLMHCRANMTKVDIDGLTCLHLAAMSDNVDLIELLVSTVRLDIDCQSRRGITALMSAASKGFVEAFFCLIKHGSNPYAFNHNKETLLHMAARGGSVQISDWLLKKGKALQVNRKCRRGSSPLDIAMKCSHLELIDLFKSWSGHMS